ACCTGGGCCAAAGCCATGTTGTGAGTGATGAACTCATCCAGCTTCACCTTCTTGTCCAGATAGGCTTTAACCATCTGAGGCACACCATCCTTACTCTTAAATCCTGAACAACAGAGAGCACACATATGATAAATTGAGAGCAAATGCAGTAATACTGATTGAATGATTGCAGAGATCAATTGTGAAGCCTTTTGGTTGCTATCACAGCATAGGTGGTGGCCTTACAGGAAACCTAAATGAACTCAACCCGGTTTTGTTGTTGCTCATAATCAGGGACGTAGCCATTATTTCAGAAGTGAGGGGGACAAATTGTTTAGAGGTTTATTGAGTGATTTATCATCCTATCGCATTCAATTGCACCTCTCCTTAGCGGCTAAAGAACCacataaccacaaacagccacagtacaGCACCAGGGGACCAACTTTAGTTCTCTAAAATTATATAGAAATTttttctcagccagttataatctctcctcacctATGAgaaccctgcatgatcatccttgctggcctctggtccactgtctcctccctgaccctgctctttatattgtgccaataaatattaaaaaatatgtgcaaagcaatagtgagcacaagttctgcgcagaaattaaggaggagtgggtttattTCTAGCATGAAAGTAGCTAGCGAGTgatttaacataggtaacaataacattagtattcttgttaactagcttaacttgatacattggcatctattaattagtcatcatttagcgaacattatctacatgcaacagcattactcaacttacacagtttgtttggaagaaactgttaaaggttttttgcttcttgctggtTGGTTTActgaacatagttaacacacagcagcactgcccAGCAGCACACGTCTCGTCTATGCGATTGATTCAGATCACAACACAACAGCAGGTGTATGCTGCCTGGCGCCGCTTACTCATGGTGCGTTTAAAGACGGCTCGAAAAATATgttaccacatgttaaaaacaaatttaatggtTGTAACGGCTATTAAAAGTGCGggggacagagggcacagatacGGTGCGGGGGACATGTCCCACGCGTACCCCGCGGCCACTATGCCCATGCTCATAATAGTACAATTACTATTAAGATCTGCCCTCCTGAGACTGACAACCTATCAGAAATGACAAATGACAACCTGTGACTGTGTTATTATTTCAAGAGGATGGACAGAATTGACCAATGGGCATCTCACCTCCAAACAGGGAGCCCTTCCATGTACGGCCAGCAATGAGCTGAATGGGTCGGGTAGCTACGTCATACATGTCTGTCCAGCCAACCAGCACGCTGACACCCCAACCTTTCACACAAGACTCCAAGGCACTGCGCTAGATGGAGAAACAGCACAAAGTCAGTAGGCTTGGAACCAGAGGAGTTTGAAATCTGCAGAGCAGCTGAGAAAAATGTGTGCTTTAACATTTAGATAACACTTGGGAAagattttttaatataatgagCCGTCTTGAGCCAATTAACATCAAATCTTTATGCAAacctctctgtctgcctcacCATTACTCCCACATTCCCAACACATTCCAGGGAGTAGTCCACTCCTCCATTAGTCATCTCACACAACACAGCACTGATGGGTTTACTGTGATCCTTGGGGTTCACAAAGTCGGTTGCGCCGAGCACCTTGGCCTTCTCATACTTCTCTGGATTGATGTCAACAGCGATGATCCTCTTGGCTCCTGCAGCCTTGCAGCCCATGACTGCAGCCAAACCCACAGCTCCCAGGCCGAACACAGCACATGTTGAGCCCGGTTCCACCTAAAGTAAAACAGACTTTGGTCAACATGGCTCTTTAGGTTGGACTTATAATTCTTAAAACACTAGTTCTTCCTGAACACTGTGGTGTCAGAGACAGTATGTTTCATTTCTGATGTCAGATGTTTAATAGAGTGCTGTATGTGGAATTCGTTACTGTAGGTATTAGCCTTCAACAGTACATGTTGGACTATCCCCAACAGTCAAACAAACACCTTAGCTGTGTTAACTGCTGCTCCATATCCTGTGCAGATCCCACAGCCGAGCAGACAGACTTTGTCCAGAGGAGCAGCGGGGTCGATCTTAGCCACAGAAATCTGGTCTATCACAGTGTACTCAGAGAAGGTACTGGTTCCCATAAACTGCAGCACCTTCTTCCCCTTACAAGTAAACCTGGAGTCTACGGCTGCCATCACATCAACGCGATCAGAagccctgagcagagaattttgtaaaattaaaatacaacttAAAATACAACAAGAGATGAGAAGACAAAGATAAGCTCACCATCCTTTCTCACACTGGTTGGTTTTGGGACTCTTACAGAAGCGGCATTCTCCACACTGGGATATGAACAGAGGAATCACCTTGTCTCCTGAAATTCAGAAACAATGTTGCCATGTCAAAGGAATTAAGGGCACACTTTCAAGACCTAAAATCAAATGTCCCAACAAACAGGTTTGTTGGGCTGGATAGCACAAATAGGCCTTGGTCTACCCATTGCTAGCATCGCTGCCATAAAGTctgacagggaaaaaaaaacaagctgttAAACAAATTAAACTGTTGGTTGTAAGCCTTCACTGACCTGGTCGAAATTCAGTGACTCCAGGCCCAACGCTCTCTACAATGCCGGCTCCCTCGTGGCCAAGGACTGCTGGGAAGCCGTCTTTATGCATACCCTCAAACAGATGGTACAGGTCTGTGTGGCACACCCCAGTTGCAACAACCTGCACAGAGGACGACCACACTAAGAAAACACTGATGCTTGTTTCTTTTGAACAGTTGGGTATTGTGCTTTCTTTACAGCTGTATTCACAACTCAAATCATAGCAAAACAACTATAACTGCTGTAGACACTCAGGCCTGTCACCCATTTCTCCAAATGCCCAAGTGCATGTCTGGCTTACTTAACTAAAGTAGAAGCAAGCTACTACACCATCATCCGGACAAAGgcaagctagctaatgttatgcTAATTGAATGCTGACAAAACGTCAGTGAATCATGCACAATTAATCAACCATTCAGAGGTTTGACATTAACCATGGCCTGTGGTCTGTGGCCATAAAAACTAgtgatggcctcatgaagcctcatgaatcattttctttattttctgagcccactagatggcgctttttcttcaacaaaaggtttaaaacacactAGATTTCCATTCTtttagcctctctctttaaaccaagagcaccatctagtgggctcagaaaatgaagaaaatgcttCGTGAGGCTTCATTCTGCCATCACTAATAAAAACTGGTCCTTATTTTCcagcattttcttttcataaaCTTTTCTGACcagaataaaagtaaatattagCTTATAAAGCCTTAGTGCTGCAATTGGGCCAGGTACAATCACTGGCGGAGAGTCATCTTATTTATCCCCTCCACTGCAGATTCATTAGAAGACATtagtgtgatgatgtcattaagGATTTTTGGTAAATGTAGTCTTAAAATCTTCAATAACCTCTTTCTATTACAAACTCTCATTCATAACCTTTAC
This Epinephelus lanceolatus isolate andai-2023 chromosome 15, ASM4190304v1, whole genome shotgun sequence DNA region includes the following protein-coding sequences:
- the LOC117266985 gene encoding alcohol dehydrogenase 1; translated protein: MATAGKVIKCKAAVAWEPNKPLVIEEIEVAPPQANEIRIKVVATGVCHTDLYHLFEGMHKDGFPAVLGHEGAGIVESVGPGVTEFRPGDKVIPLFISQCGECRFCKSPKTNQCEKGWASDRVDVMAAVDSRFTCKGKKVLQFMGTSTFSEYTVIDQISVAKIDPAAPLDKVCLLGCGICTGYGAAVNTAKVEPGSTCAVFGLGAVGLAAVMGCKAAGAKRIIAVDINPEKYEKAKVLGATDFVNPKDHSKPISAVLCEMTNGGVDYSLECVGNVGVMRSALESCVKGWGVSVLVGWTDMYDVATRPIQLIAGRTWKGSLFGGFKSKDGVPQMVKAYLDKKVKLDEFITHNMALAQVNDAIELMKHGKCIRTVLSVSPQ